In Pseudothermotoga sp., the genomic window TCACTGGCGCCTACAACCGCAATCTTTCTAACACCACTCAGATCCAATTTTCCACCCCCAGCTACACATAAATAGCTTTACTGATTCCGTATCTCTTCATGGCATTCTCAAGAATATGTAGAACCAGTTCTTCGTACGTGAACCCAGCAGCTTCAGCAATCCTCGGCAAATCTGAAAAACCTCTAACCATACCAGGCAAAGGGTTGATCTCCAAGAAATATGCGTTTCCATCTTCTTGCGAGACCCTAAGGTCTATACGAGCGACGTCTTTTATATCGAGCGTCTTACAGACCTTAATTGCCATGTTCGTGAGCTTTCTTTCGAGCGCAGGATCTATCTTCGCAGGACAAGTGTAATCAACGTAGTAATCTGAGTTTTTCTTCACCTTGTAACTGTAGAACTCCTTACCATGTTTGAAGTGTATCTCCATGATCGGTAAAACTCTATATTTTTCACCTTCCTGCAGGACACCTATCGTGAACTCTCTTCCTTTGATGTACTCTTCGACGAGTACAGGTTCGTTGTACGTGGTGAAAAGCCTTTCGATTTCCCTTTTGTACTCAACTACGTCGTGAACCAAGCCCGTGTCAGAAATACCTTTCGAAGAACCTTCGGCATTCAATTTCAGTATCAAAGGAAATCTCATGTTCTTTCTCAATTTTTCATCCACGGAGCGTATCACTTGAAACCTGGGGGTACGCACATCCTTGGTCAAAAGCACTTGTTTCGTCAAAGCTTTGTCGAGACATATGGCCAGCGTGGTAGCATCAGAACCTGTGTAAGGAATCCCATAGAAACTGAGAATAGCTGGAACTTGCGCTTCTCTTGCTCTTCCGAATGTGCCTTCCGCAAAGTTATAGACAATGTCGATCTTTTCACTGAGGAGAGTGGGTATGAACTTCTCAGGTATCGCTTCCATGAGGATAACTTCGTGCCCTCCACTTTCGATGGATTGCT contains:
- a CDS encoding ATP-grasp domain-containing protein; the encoded protein is MVFTKVGLAYNVQRGVRPDVEDWEAEYDSMEVVMDIKQSIESGGHEVILMEAIPEKFIPTLLSEKIDIVYNFAEGTFGRAREAQVPAILSFYGIPYTGSDATTLAICLDKALTKQVLLTKDVRTPRFQVIRSVDEKLRKNMRFPLILKLNAEGSSKGISDTGLVHDVVEYKREIERLFTTYNEPVLVEEYIKGREFTIGVLQEGEKYRVLPIMEIHFKHGKEFYSYKVKKNSDYYVDYTCPAKIDPALERKLTNMAIKVCKTLDIKDVARIDLRVSQEDGNAYFLEINPLPGMVRGFSDLPRIAEAAGFTYEELVLHILENAMKRYGISKAIYV